Proteins co-encoded in one Actinomadura luteofluorescens genomic window:
- a CDS encoding sigma-70 family RNA polymerase sigma factor, with translation MARRDDTDELVVRARDGDGDAWARLVERHSGLLWSIARSYGLNDADAGDAVQTTWLRLVERIDELREPAAAACWLATTARHESLLLARRRGRTLPTVPAPREPEPDPARVVAARERLGMVGAALERLPLRCRTLLRLFALAPSHAELAAALGIPVGSVGPTRARCLESLRRLVP, from the coding sequence GTGGCCCGAAGGGACGATACGGACGAGCTGGTGGTCCGGGCACGCGACGGCGACGGTGACGCGTGGGCCCGGCTGGTCGAGCGGCACAGCGGGCTGCTGTGGTCGATCGCCCGCTCGTACGGGTTGAACGACGCCGATGCCGGCGACGCGGTGCAGACCACGTGGCTGCGGCTGGTGGAGCGGATCGACGAGCTCCGCGAGCCCGCCGCGGCCGCGTGCTGGCTGGCCACGACGGCGCGCCATGAGAGCCTGCTGCTGGCGCGCCGGCGCGGCCGCACCCTGCCGACGGTGCCCGCCCCGCGCGAGCCGGAGCCCGACCCCGCGCGGGTGGTCGCGGCGCGCGAGCGGCTCGGCATGGTCGGCGCGGCGCTGGAGCGGCTGCCGCTGCGCTGCCGGACACTGCTGCGGCTGTTCGCGCTCGCGCCGAGCCACGCCGAGCTGGCCGCCGCCCTCGGCATCCCCGTCGGCAGCGTCGGCCCGACGCGGGCGCGCTGCCTGGAGTCGCTGCGGAGGCTCGTCCCGTGA